CCAGCTTTCCCCCACGGTCCAGGCCACGCGCAGCAACTATTCCCGGGTCCATGGCGGCCATGCCCCGCGCTATCTGGAATACTTCACCGAACCGGGCCTGGCCGAAGTGCTTCTCGACCAGCTCCAGCCCGAGCAGGGGGCCAGATTCCTGCGCAAGCGCAACCGCAACATGGTCGTGCTCGTTTCCCACGACGTGCCGGTGCACGAGGATTTCGCCTGGATGACCCTCGGCCAGGTAAAGGATCTGCTCACCCGCGACAACATCGTCAACATGGACGCCCGCACCGTGGTGTCGCTCATTCCCCTGGCCGATCCCGACGAGCCGTCGGACGCGGCCCGCCTCGAGGGCCTGTCGCCGTTTCGCCGCGACGTGTACCTGTCCTTTTGCCGCTCCGACCGCGAGCGACACACCATGGACGCGGTCATGGGCTGGCTGACCATGGGCAAGGCGGCCGCGTCCATGCGCGTTTCGCCCCTGCCCCTGGACGGGCTGCGCGGCTGGAGCGTGACCGAGGACGCCATCCGCCACGAAACCGGGCTCTATTTTTCCGTCATCGGCGTGGACGTCACGGCCCATACCCGCGAAGCCACGCGCTGGTCCCAACCGCTGCTGCACCACGAAGGCCTGGGGCTGGTCGGCTTTCTCTGCCAGAGCCAGTGGGGCGTGCTCCATTTTCTGGTCCGGGGGAGCCTTGAGCCCGGCAACCGCGACGGCATGGAGATCGGCCCCACCGTCGCCTGCTCGGAGGTGGCGGCCCGGTCCGGCCGGGTTTGCGCGCCGCAGTTCCTGGAATATTTCTTCGATTCCGCTCTCGGCGCGGTGCGCTACGACGCCGTCCAGTCCGAGGAGGGCGGGCGCTTCCATCATTTCCAGAATCGCTATATGATTGTGGAAATTTCTCCGGGTACGGTCGTGGACGCGCCCGGGCATTATCTGTGGCTGACCCTTGGCCAACTGTGGCGCATGGCCCGCCACGGCCACGTCAATATCGAGGCCCGCAACCTGCTTGCCTGCCTGGGAGCTGT
This genomic stretch from Solidesulfovibrio fructosivorans JJ] harbors:
- a CDS encoding NDP-hexose 2,3-dehydratase family protein → MSTAAARLAFSRSCRALSGVFPDMEAVMAWFAAKDRRDRFEVRRASLAALDQWGFLPGPLRLGHRSGKFFTIEGIRVETDFGPIPSWDQPIINQPEVGILGLLAREIDGVLHFLMQAKMEPGNVNVLQLSPTVQATRSNYSRVHGGHAPRYLEYFTEPGLAEVLLDQLQPEQGARFLRKRNRNMVVLVSHDVPVHEDFAWMTLGQVKDLLTRDNIVNMDARTVVSLIPLADPDEPSDAARLEGLSPFRRDVYLSFCRSDRERHTMDAVMGWLTMGKAAASMRVSPLPLDGLRGWSVTEDAIRHETGLYFSVIGVDVTAHTREATRWSQPLLHHEGLGLVGFLCQSQWGVLHFLVRGSLEPGNRDGMEIGPTVACSEVAARSGRVCAPQFLEYFFDSALGAVRYDAVQSEEGGRFHHFQNRYMIVEISPGTVVDAPGHYLWLTLGQLWRMARHGHVNIEARNLLACLGAVERTP